Within Deinococcus actinosclerus, the genomic segment CCGCTGGGGAACGTGAAGTTCAGTGTGCGGGCCGTGATCCTCTGCACGCGCGGGGACACGCTCCTGACGAACTGCGGGCCCGGCGAGCACGGCAGCGGCTTTCACTTCCTGCCGGGCGGCGCGGTCAGGGCGGACGAGGATGCCGCGCAGGCCGCCGCGCGCGAATGGCACGAGGAGACCGGCCTGACCGCAGGCGAGCTGCGGCTGGTCGGGGTCGTCGAGAGCTTCTTCGGCCCGCCGGGTCGGCGCGAGCACGAGATCGGCTTCTACTACCACCTGCCCGCCCCACCCGACCTGCCGGACGGGACGTTCACCGTGCACGACAACCCGGACGTGCAGTGTCAGTGGGTGCCCTTCGACCGGATCGAGGCGACCCCGGTGTACCCGCTGGTCGTCCGGGACCTGCTGCGCGTCCCGCCGGGCGAGGTGCGGCATATTCTGAACCGGGAAGCGTAGAACAAGCCCCCTCCAGCAGATGTGGAGGGGGCTTCTCGTGAGGTTC encodes:
- a CDS encoding NUDIX domain-containing protein translates to MTDIRLPLGNVKFSVRAVILCTRGDTLLTNCGPGEHGSGFHFLPGGAVRADEDAAQAAAREWHEETGLTAGELRLVGVVESFFGPPGRREHEIGFYYHLPAPPDLPDGTFTVHDNPDVQCQWVPFDRIEATPVYPLVVRDLLRVPPGEVRHILNREA